The following are encoded together in the Elusimicrobiota bacterium genome:
- a CDS encoding IS3 family transposase has product MKEHQLFVETTRRGCELMNIPASTYYYKTKKSAEQNAAESKLKERIEKIVEEFPGYGERRVTKQLHREGYRVNHKRIGRLMHEMDLQCKQPRAYRTTTNSKHNFRRYPNLIKDIIPMAPNQIWVADITYIHLARGFVYLSAILDLFSRKVIGYALSLSLDASLATEALNMALREREPLPGCIHHSDQGVQYASEEYVNILKDHNIRSSMSDRGNPYHNATAESFFKTFKYEEVYLNDYQTIDDVIERVPYFLEQVYNAKRLHSSLGYVPPNEFEASFNNFNALSA; this is encoded by the coding sequence ATCAAAGAGCACCAGCTGTTTGTTGAAACCACGCGACGGGGGTGTGAACTGATGAATATCCCTGCGAGCACGTATTACTATAAAACAAAGAAATCTGCAGAGCAAAATGCTGCTGAATCAAAGCTAAAAGAACGAATAGAAAAGATCGTTGAAGAATTTCCTGGTTACGGAGAAAGGCGCGTAACCAAACAATTGCACCGTGAAGGATACCGGGTGAACCATAAACGTATCGGGCGCCTTATGCATGAAATGGATCTCCAGTGCAAACAACCAAGGGCGTATCGGACAACAACAAATTCAAAACACAATTTCCGGAGATATCCGAACCTGATAAAAGACATAATCCCAATGGCACCGAATCAAATATGGGTTGCAGATATCACGTATATTCACCTTGCCCGGGGATTTGTGTATCTGTCGGCAATTCTTGACTTATTTTCACGTAAAGTGATAGGATATGCCTTGTCACTGTCTTTGGATGCGTCTTTAGCAACAGAAGCGCTTAATATGGCGCTTAGGGAACGAGAACCTTTGCCAGGATGCATTCATCACTCGGACCAAGGTGTTCAGTATGCCTCAGAAGAATACGTGAATATTTTGAAAGATCATAATATCCGTAGCAGTATGTCTGATAGAGGAAACCCGTACCATAATGCAACCGCAGAAAGTTTCTTCAAAACGTTTAAATATGAAGAAGTATATTTGAACGATTATCAGACGATAGATGATGTCATAGAACGAGTCCCGTATTTTCTGGAACAAGTGTATAATGCAAAACGGCTTCATTCTTCGTTAGGTTATGTTCCGCCAAATGAGTTCGAAGCCAGTTTCAATAATTTCAATGCCTTGTCAGCATAA
- a CDS encoding transposase — protein sequence MVSYRKFSKEQKREVVEDALSGQLSKAAICRKHSISYSLLQHWTEAFEHGRLNNEPTTEAGLQEKIEKLERMVGRQAMEIEFLKKTIE from the coding sequence ATGGTTAGCTACAGAAAATTCAGCAAAGAACAGAAACGCGAAGTAGTAGAAGACGCATTAAGTGGACAGCTAAGCAAGGCTGCAATATGCCGAAAACACTCAATATCCTACAGCTTGCTGCAACACTGGACTGAAGCCTTTGAACATGGCCGTTTGAACAATGAACCTACCACCGAAGCCGGACTCCAGGAAAAAATAGAGAAACTGGAACGAATGGTAGGCCGGCAAGCGATGGAAATCGAGTTTTTAAAAAAAACGATAGAGTAA
- a CDS encoding AbrB/MazE/SpoVT family DNA-binding domain-containing protein produces the protein MRTTTIRPLGPRNQVTIPSEILKQLHMKAHDLVSFVLTKEGLLMKPVEIVDKNDSWEKNELAAIEKLIHTQVKDKDYVKISDSEEAVSYLKKRIKCK, from the coding sequence ATGAGAACAACAACTATTAGGCCGCTGGGCCCGAGAAATCAGGTTACAATACCATCAGAAATATTGAAGCAGTTGCACATGAAAGCTCATGATTTGGTTAGTTTTGTATTAACTAAAGAGGGTTTATTGATGAAACCGGTTGAAATAGTAGATAAAAATGACTCTTGGGAAAAAAATGAATTAGCCGCTATTGAAAAACTAATCCATACCCAGGTAAAAGATAAGGATTATGTAAAAATATCTGATTCGGAAGAAGCAGTATCATATTTAAAAAAGAGAATTAAATGCAAGTAA
- a CDS encoding GIY-YIG nuclease family protein: MNKKKPYFVYILRCCDKTFYTGITTGLKRRIKEHNTGKGAKYTAIRAPVKCIYWETSKNRSTATIREREIKRYPRTKKWKLVRSRWKIRKKKLKI; this comes from the coding sequence ATGAATAAAAAAAAGCCATATTTTGTTTATATCTTAAGATGCTGCGATAAAACATTTTATACAGGAATAACAACCGGCCTGAAGAGAAGGATTAAGGAACACAATACAGGCAAAGGCGCAAAATATACGGCAATCAGGGCGCCTGTAAAGTGTATTTATTGGGAGACAAGCAAAAACAGGTCCACAGCTACAATACGCGAAAGGGAAATTAAAAGGTATCCGCGGACAAAAAAGTGGAAGTTAGTAAGATCCCGATGGAAAATCAGGAAAAAGAAATTAAAGATTTAA